A window of the Deinococcus aestuarii genome harbors these coding sequences:
- a CDS encoding DEAD/DEAH box helicase family protein, with protein MTVKIKFDPNQDYQLDAVQSVVDVFAGQLAGLSGQGASLTDDALFELPSVQNVVTLTAEDLLANIQAVQERNGLPQSEALTETTAEGEPSVTLNLNVEMETGTGKTYVYLRTIYELNKQYGLTKFVIAVPSIAIREGVLSSLRLTEDHFKLLYGAVPVDSWIYDSRQVSRLRQFASSRDIQILIINVSAFDKDSNLLYRQDDNLNGLAPIDFIQSARPVVIVDEPQNFEGEQARRGLARLRPSALIRYSATHRTAFNTVYKLGPVQAYDLRLVKQIEVLSVLDAEDFNKPYIKLVSVTPGKSTVKAKVEIDTWANLKGSPAIKRKTVPIGKDSDLFALSGGREVYRDFTVTDISVDDGIEFGNGQFLVPGQTVGVDPDDLMRAQVFETVREHLRRELRLSRLPAGERLKVLSLFFIDRVANYRGEDAKIRRFFEQAYTELSQEDRFKALKLPPLNQVHAAYFAEDRSGNARDTRGDSQADADAYEKIMRDKEKLLSLDEPLRFIFSHSALREGWDNPNVFQICTLNESRSDVKKRQEIGRGLRLPVRENGERSTDEQVNRLLIVANESYKDFAGALQQEIETDTGEKATKEITKNARERRTIKFKKEVLLDENFQVLWERIRPKTRYKVNFNTPKFVEEAAEQIRKLPAIHAPAYSVQRGRIDTFRDGGSVTLTGSGEASIQGYTPFMPDVLGHLQRETELTRSTLVSVLEKSGRMDSFKLNPQNFLDMALHSIKYVLQGAMVDGIKYERIGENYDMTQFESSELETYLGKTLDVQHGIYDAVAYDSEVERQFAQALDGREDVKLFVKLPKWFIVPTPLGNYEPDWAVVIEDAGQEKLYFVCETKSTKDSTKLRNSENLKIACGTEHFRELGVPFVLETSGEALTADQVRRASRPPA; from the coding sequence GTGACCGTCAAAATCAAGTTCGACCCTAACCAGGATTATCAACTGGACGCCGTGCAGAGCGTCGTGGACGTATTCGCGGGGCAGTTGGCGGGGCTGTCGGGCCAGGGTGCATCCCTCACGGACGACGCGCTGTTCGAGCTGCCCAGTGTGCAGAACGTGGTTACGCTGACCGCAGAAGACCTGCTTGCCAACATTCAGGCCGTGCAGGAGCGGAACGGTCTTCCTCAGAGTGAGGCCCTGACAGAGACCACCGCCGAGGGCGAGCCGTCCGTCACGCTCAACCTGAACGTGGAAATGGAGACGGGGACGGGCAAAACCTACGTCTACCTGCGGACCATCTATGAGCTGAACAAGCAGTACGGCCTGACCAAATTCGTGATTGCCGTGCCGTCCATTGCCATCCGTGAGGGTGTGCTCTCCAGCCTGCGCCTGACCGAAGACCACTTCAAGCTGCTGTATGGGGCCGTGCCTGTGGATTCCTGGATTTACGACTCCCGGCAAGTGTCCAGGCTCCGGCAGTTCGCCAGCAGCCGTGACATTCAAATTCTAATTATCAACGTGTCGGCCTTCGACAAGGACAGCAACCTGCTGTACCGACAGGACGACAATTTGAACGGTCTCGCGCCCATCGACTTCATTCAGTCGGCGCGTCCGGTGGTCATCGTGGACGAGCCGCAGAACTTCGAGGGCGAGCAGGCCCGGCGCGGTCTGGCCCGCCTGCGCCCGTCGGCGCTGATCCGCTACTCCGCGACCCACCGGACGGCCTTCAACACTGTGTACAAGCTGGGGCCAGTGCAGGCCTACGACCTGCGGCTGGTCAAACAGATTGAGGTGCTATCGGTGCTGGACGCCGAGGACTTCAACAAGCCTTACATCAAGCTGGTGTCGGTTACGCCCGGCAAATCCACCGTCAAGGCGAAGGTCGAGATCGACACCTGGGCGAACCTGAAAGGAAGCCCCGCCATCAAGCGCAAGACGGTTCCCATTGGTAAGGACAGCGACCTGTTTGCGCTGTCCGGCGGGCGTGAGGTGTACCGGGATTTCACGGTGACGGACATTTCCGTGGACGACGGTATTGAATTTGGCAACGGTCAGTTTCTGGTGCCGGGCCAGACCGTCGGCGTGGACCCGGACGACCTGATGCGGGCGCAGGTGTTCGAGACGGTGCGCGAGCACCTGCGCCGCGAGTTGCGCCTGTCGCGGCTACCCGCCGGGGAGCGCCTGAAGGTGCTGTCCCTATTCTTTATCGACCGTGTGGCGAACTACCGGGGTGAGGACGCCAAGATCAGGCGGTTTTTCGAGCAGGCTTACACCGAGCTGAGCCAAGAGGACCGATTTAAGGCGCTCAAGTTACCGCCCCTCAATCAGGTTCACGCCGCGTACTTCGCGGAGGACCGCAGCGGCAATGCCAGGGACACGCGCGGCGACTCGCAGGCGGACGCGGACGCCTACGAAAAGATCATGCGGGACAAGGAAAAGTTGCTGTCCCTGGACGAACCTCTGCGGTTTATCTTCTCACACTCTGCCCTCCGCGAGGGGTGGGACAACCCCAACGTGTTTCAGATTTGCACCCTGAACGAGAGTCGCTCTGACGTGAAAAAGCGCCAGGAGATCGGGCGCGGCCTGCGGCTGCCGGTGCGCGAGAACGGTGAGCGTTCCACCGACGAGCAGGTGAACCGCCTGCTGATCGTCGCCAATGAGTCGTACAAGGACTTTGCCGGGGCCTTACAGCAAGAGATTGAGACCGACACGGGCGAGAAGGCGACCAAAGAGATCACCAAGAACGCCCGCGAGCGGCGCACCATCAAGTTCAAGAAAGAAGTGCTGCTGGACGAGAACTTTCAGGTGCTGTGGGAACGTATCAGGCCCAAGACGCGCTATAAGGTCAACTTCAACACCCCCAAGTTCGTCGAGGAGGCCGCTGAGCAGATTCGCAAACTGCCTGCTATTCATGCTCCTGCCTACAGCGTGCAGCGGGGCCGCATCGATACATTCAGGGATGGCGGTTCAGTCACCTTGACGGGTAGTGGTGAGGCGTCCATACAGGGCTACACGCCATTCATGCCGGATGTTCTGGGCCACCTTCAACGCGAAACGGAGTTGACCCGTTCGACGCTGGTGAGCGTTCTGGAAAAGAGCGGGCGCATGGATAGCTTCAAGCTCAACCCACAGAATTTCTTGGATATGGCCCTGCACAGTATCAAGTACGTCCTGCAAGGGGCGATGGTAGACGGGATCAAATACGAGCGCATCGGCGAGAACTACGACATGACGCAGTTCGAGAGCAGTGAGCTGGAAACTTACCTCGGCAAGACGCTGGACGTTCAGCACGGCATTTACGATGCCGTGGCCTACGATTCCGAGGTCGAGCGGCAGTTCGCGCAGGCCCTGGACGGGCGTGAGGACGTGAAGCTGTTCGTGAAACTGCCCAAGTGGTTCATCGTCCCCACGCCGCTGGGCAACTACGAGCCGGACTGGGCGGTGGTTATCGAGGACGCTGGGCAGGAGAAGCTGTACTTTGTCTGCGAAACCAAAAGCACCAAGGACTCGACCAAGCTCCGCAACTCGGAGAATCTGAAAATTGCGTGCGGGACCGAACACTTCCGTGAGTTGGGTGTGCCGTTCGTACTCGAAACTTCTGGCGAGGCGTTGACGGCTGATCAGGTGCGGCGTGCCTCCCGGCCTCCAGCCTAG
- the pnp gene encoding polyribonucleotide nucleotidyltransferase, with product MIGKTYTTMLGGRELSIETGRLAKLVSGSVSLRYGDTMLLVTAQARDDKSNLDFLPLTVEFEERHYSVGKIPGSFHRREGRPGERAILSARITDRQIRPLFPKGYRHETQVIITVISADQQNLPDVLGPIGASAALSISDIPWQGPTACVRVGQVDGEYVLNPTSDQLTRSTLDLVVAGTKEAVIMVEAGAQEVDEETLVGAIEFAHAGMQGVLDLIETMRAELGREKFNFLADGDLSPDLVPELAEAARAEGLRDALLTTKKKDRSANLKALRNRLIEARVPDSGAEGASEQVQALKDAFAKVEKQELRRLIIEEDLRADGRNTRTVRPIWIEVRPLPRAHGSAIFTRGETQVLGVATLGTERDELLVDDLTAEENDRFLLHYNFPPYSTGEVKRMGGQSRREVGHGNLAKRAIRAVLPAFDDFPYVIRVVGEVLESNGSSSMATVCAGTLALMDAGVPLRAPVAGVAMGLVMEGERYKILTDILGLEDALGDMDFKVCGTAQGVTALQMDIKVGGITPAVMREALTQAREARLHILGKMAEVLPAPRPELSPTAPRILTLKINPELIGKVIGPGGKQIRELEAMGAQITVEEDGTVRIFSADGQAAENVRARIEGLTKTARVGEEYEGTVVKTAPFGAFVNLFPGQDGMLHISQMSEQRVNAVEDVLNVGDKLRVKIANIDDRGKIDLIRPELEGKIAPREPRPARAGGGDRGPRPPRRD from the coding sequence GTGATAGGCAAAACGTATACGACCATGCTCGGCGGACGGGAACTGAGCATCGAGACGGGCCGGCTGGCAAAGCTCGTCAGCGGCAGCGTCTCCCTGCGCTACGGCGACACCATGCTCCTGGTGACCGCCCAGGCACGGGACGACAAGAGCAATCTCGACTTTCTGCCCCTGACCGTCGAGTTCGAGGAACGGCACTACTCGGTGGGCAAGATTCCCGGCTCCTTCCACCGCCGGGAAGGCCGTCCCGGTGAGCGGGCGATCCTGTCGGCGCGTATCACCGACCGCCAGATTCGGCCCCTCTTCCCCAAGGGCTACCGCCATGAGACCCAGGTCATCATCACGGTGATCAGCGCCGACCAGCAGAACCTTCCCGACGTGCTGGGCCCTATCGGCGCCTCGGCGGCCCTCAGCATCAGCGACATTCCGTGGCAGGGGCCGACGGCCTGCGTCCGGGTGGGGCAGGTGGACGGCGAGTACGTCCTCAACCCGACCAGCGACCAGCTCACCCGCTCCACCCTCGACCTCGTGGTGGCGGGCACGAAGGAAGCCGTGATCATGGTCGAGGCGGGCGCGCAGGAGGTGGACGAGGAAACCCTGGTGGGCGCCATCGAGTTCGCGCACGCGGGGATGCAGGGCGTTCTCGACCTGATCGAGACCATGCGCGCCGAGCTGGGCCGCGAGAAGTTCAACTTCCTCGCCGACGGTGACCTCAGCCCCGACCTCGTGCCCGAACTCGCCGAGGCGGCGCGGGCGGAGGGCCTGCGGGACGCCCTGCTGACCACCAAGAAGAAGGACCGCAGCGCGAACCTCAAGGCGTTGCGCAACCGCCTGATCGAGGCCCGCGTGCCCGACTCCGGGGCCGAGGGGGCGAGTGAGCAGGTGCAGGCCCTCAAGGACGCCTTCGCCAAGGTGGAGAAGCAGGAACTGCGGCGCCTGATTATCGAGGAGGACCTGCGCGCCGACGGGCGCAACACGCGCACGGTGCGGCCCATCTGGATCGAGGTCCGTCCCCTGCCCCGCGCGCACGGCAGCGCGATCTTCACGCGCGGGGAGACGCAGGTGCTGGGCGTCGCCACCCTGGGCACCGAGCGCGACGAACTTCTGGTAGACGACCTGACCGCAGAGGAGAACGACCGCTTCCTGCTGCACTACAACTTCCCGCCGTACTCCACGGGTGAGGTCAAGCGCATGGGCGGCCAGTCCCGCCGCGAGGTGGGCCACGGCAACCTCGCCAAGCGCGCGATCCGGGCGGTCCTCCCCGCCTTCGACGACTTTCCCTACGTGATCCGCGTGGTAGGCGAGGTGCTGGAATCCAACGGGTCGTCGAGCATGGCGACGGTGTGTGCCGGGACGCTCGCGCTGATGGATGCGGGCGTGCCGCTGAGGGCGCCGGTCGCGGGCGTGGCGATGGGCCTGGTGATGGAGGGAGAACGCTACAAGATTCTCACCGACATCCTGGGGCTGGAGGACGCGCTGGGTGACATGGACTTCAAGGTCTGCGGGACGGCTCAGGGGGTCACGGCCCTGCAAATGGACATCAAGGTGGGCGGCATCACCCCTGCCGTGATGCGCGAGGCGCTCACGCAGGCCCGCGAGGCGCGGCTGCACATCCTGGGCAAGATGGCCGAGGTGCTGCCCGCGCCCAGGCCCGAACTCTCGCCCACCGCGCCGCGCATCCTGACCCTCAAGATCAACCCCGAGCTGATCGGCAAGGTGATCGGCCCCGGCGGCAAGCAGATTCGCGAGCTGGAGGCGATGGGCGCGCAGATCACGGTGGAGGAGGACGGCACGGTGCGCATCTTCAGCGCCGACGGCCAGGCCGCCGAGAACGTCCGCGCCCGCATCGAGGGCCTGACGAAGACCGCCCGCGTCGGCGAGGAGTACGAGGGCACGGTGGTCAAGACCGCCCCCTTCGGCGCCTTCGTCAACCTCTTCCCCGGTCAGGACGGGATGCTCCACATCTCGCAGATGAGCGAGCAGCGGGTGAACGCCGTCGAGGACGTGCTGAACGTGGGCGACAAGCTCCGCGTCAAGATCGCCAACATCGACGACCGCGGCAAGATCGACCTGATCCGCCCCGAGCTGGAGGGCAAGATCGCCCCGCGCGAACCCCGCCCGGCCCGTGCCGGGGGAGGCGACCGGGGACCACGCCCGCCGCGCCGGGATTGA